The Lysinibacillus timonensis nucleotide sequence TCATTGGAAAGTCACAAGTAAGGAAGAGGGTGCATAAAAAAACATTTTGCTCCTCACATAATGCCATTATGGTGCTCTTAACATCGATGATTGGGTTTACTAAATCTTCTTCAATCATTGGGTAGAGAAACTCGTGAAGTGGGTCAATTTCCTCACGCGAACAAACGGTTACATAAATATCTCGCATTTCCTCTGATATTTGAATTTCACTAAAAACCCGATTCTTTAGTTTCTCATTCATGTCTTCTTGATAGTTTGCAAGACTTGTAAACAATCCTGTCATCATACTTTTCAGTTCTCTACGTTGCTCCAAATCCTCCATCCGATTTAGTCGATCCTGTACAATGTCCTTTAATGACACTTTTTGGCCCCCTTTCTATCAAATTCGCCTTGGCGTATTTGTGACTGTGTGCTGCGCTTTCGTCACAGCTACAAACACGTGCGCCCATATTTTATCGTGCTTAGGCCAACAGTAAGTTGGTCATATCGCTGATGCAACAGGACGTTGCGTTTTCAGCGATAAGTAGCGTTCTTAGTCTAAGTTCATCATCATTCATCATTAACCCTTTAAAAATCTGTGGCATCCGCCGGAGGCTATAACTTCATTCAGTCCGGATTCCCAATGAATCGGAATACTTTTGCATACATCTCACCAATTATAGAAGAGGAGACTTCTTCTGAATGAAGTTAAATTTCATTTCCAACTTGTTGAAGTAATTGCTCTTGCTCAGCTAACACTTTCTTTTCACCGACTGCCATTGCCTTATCGATTAAATCAGCATCTTGATAAAGAGCTTGTGCCATAGAAAAAGAAGCAATGGCTTGTCCATAGTTTTGGGAGGCTAACAATTCATCGCCTTTTTTTTCTAGACGATCTGCATCAGACACTTTCGTCTCAAGCTCATTCTCTGACTCTTCAGTTTTCATGGAATCTTGGATTTTTGTTATTTTTCGTTCCATTGCCAATACTTTTTCAAGCATGTCAATTTCCTGATATATTTCTTGAGCTTCCGCATAAGCAGTTAAGGCTGCTGCAAGATTGTTTAGCTTTTCGTTCTTATCTCCGTCTTTTTCAAACTTTTCAGCATCGAGAATTCTAAGTTCTCGTTCGATTTCAGCTATTCTTTCTTCTGCTTCTGTCATTTTTTCCTCAATTAATAGCTGTCCATTTGTATAAGAGACTTCGATGGCATCTTTCTTTGCCTCTTCAAAAATATCAAGTGCAGCTACATAGTCCTTTGAAGCTAGTTTTAGCTCTGCTTCCTTCATAGCCTCTAACACACCTTGGACAGATGATGCCTGTGTGATTTTTACATCCAATTCTTCTTCATCAAATTGTTCGAAACCCTTTGATTCCTCTTTTGCCTTTTCATAAAATTCAATTGCCCCTACATAGTCTCCCTCAGCGAGCATCGTGTCCCCTTGCGCTATTAAATGAGTAATTCTTTGCTTTTTAGCATAGAGTTCACGGTGAACAGGATCCTTTATCCGTTTTGCGGCATTTTTTGCCTCACTATATTCTTTAGATGCTGCTGCATAGTCACCATCTTCGACATATGTATCAGCATTGTTACTAAATTCAACCATATCAGCAGCCCATTCTGCTTTTTGCTGTATATCTCTTATTATGAAAAACGATCCAATACCACCCAATATAATGATGGGGATAAGAGCCAAAGCAATTCTTTTGAAAATTTTAGAGCGTTTTTTTGGATCTTCTTGAAATATTTTATTAACCATAATGGCGGCAGCTGTATAGTTGGGAACCCTTTGTTTCTGCTTACTAAGTGCAACTTCTTCCAAAGTATCTACAAGCTTTTGTCCATCACTTGCTTCGTTGACGGCGTCTAATATTTCAGTACTTTCGACATTTTCCCAAAGACCTGCCGTGCATAATAACAGAACGTCACCATCATTTAAACGCATTTTCTTTGATACAAAAGGATTGAATTCATTGGGCATGCCCATATAGGTGAGCAAATTATATCTTTCATCGTGTGTGTCTACTCGATCTAGCGGTATTTTCTCATCATTGGCAAACGATTGTGCTAAGCTTGAATCATCGCTTCGTAGGTGAAGAACATCATTACGATAAACATATAAACGTGTATGACCAGCAACAGCCCAAATCATTTTCGAATAATTAGTAACGACAACGGTTACACTAGCTTTCAATCGGAAACGTTTGCTTTCGTTTTGAAGCTGTTTATGGGCTTTACGCATATACTTTTTTAGCCTACGTCTCGACATCGTTGGCTTTTGGAGAAATTGACCCATAATACTTTTCACTACTAGCTCTGCACTTTCAATTTCCTGATCCATATCAAGTCCATCAGCCATTACCCAGCACGCAAAATCATCAAGTTCTACATAGGCAAAGTAATCCTTATTGTGGATGGAACTTCCTGCTTCAGATAGAAACGCTGTTTCAAATTTGCTGTTTTCCTTTCTCAAGGCTATGCTCACTCCTTTCGTTCCTTTTTCCCTGTTTAAGCACAGCAAGCTTACCAGGATTTTTCTAAAATAATGATTGTTGCATTATCTTGATGCTTGAACCCTTTCCCTTCAATGGTATGAATAATTTCTTCTGCTGCATCATTTGGTGACAATGGTTTTTCAAGTATTTCACAAAGCTCAAGCTCTGTTAAACTGTTATATACACCATCTGTACAGAGGATAATTTTATCTCCCTTTTTTAAAGTAATGGGTTCTCCAATTTCGATATTCTTAAAGCCTTCAAATCCTAAATAATTGATCAGCCTTTTTCCCATTGGATTTTCCATTGCCTCTTGTTTTGATATTTGACCTGCTAAATATTGTTCTTCTAATAACGAACTGAGTGTATGCTTTTCATTTACATTTACTAAATGCCCATTACGATATAAAGCGATGATACTATCACCCACCGCTCCCCAATACAAATGGTTATATGAAATAATGGCACATGCTAAAGTAGTTCCCCCACTTTGCCCGCTAAGTTTTTTTAAGATTACTTCATTACTTAGTTTGGCAGCACGTGTAAAAAATTCTTGGAGTTTGATATAACGTTCCATCTTCATAAATTCTCTGACGAAGGTCGTTACTGCTAATGTACTAGCCAATCTTCCGTTTGCTAAACCACTAATACCATCGGCAACAACTGCTAATGTATGTCCCTCAGAAATAACGGTAGAAAAATAATCGTCTTGTTCTTCTCTTCTTCCAATTGTTTGACCATTCCCAATGACCATT carries:
- a CDS encoding SpoIIE family protein phosphatase; this encodes MRKENSKFETAFLSEAGSSIHNKDYFAYVELDDFACWVMADGLDMDQEIESAELVVKSIMGQFLQKPTMSRRRLKKYMRKAHKQLQNESKRFRLKASVTVVVTNYSKMIWAVAGHTRLYVYRNDVLHLRSDDSSLAQSFANDEKIPLDRVDTHDERYNLLTYMGMPNEFNPFVSKKMRLNDGDVLLLCTAGLWENVESTEILDAVNEASDGQKLVDTLEEVALSKQKQRVPNYTAAAIMVNKIFQEDPKKRSKIFKRIALALIPIIILGGIGSFFIIRDIQQKAEWAADMVEFSNNADTYVEDGDYAAASKEYSEAKNAAKRIKDPVHRELYAKKQRITHLIAQGDTMLAEGDYVGAIEFYEKAKEESKGFEQFDEEELDVKITQASSVQGVLEAMKEAELKLASKDYVAALDIFEEAKKDAIEVSYTNGQLLIEEKMTEAEERIAEIERELRILDAEKFEKDGDKNEKLNNLAAALTAYAEAQEIYQEIDMLEKVLAMERKITKIQDSMKTEESENELETKVSDADRLEKKGDELLASQNYGQAIASFSMAQALYQDADLIDKAMAVGEKKVLAEQEQLLQQVGNEI
- a CDS encoding protein phosphatase 2C domain-containing protein — protein: MGTSPAASTSGGVTVMFAEQTYTPYIVVLGLICIIFVLLYVRRTVQTPQLQEEMVIGNGQTIGRREEQDDYFSTVISEGHTLAVVADGISGLANGRLASTLAVTTFVREFMKMERYIKLQEFFTRAAKLSNEVILKKLSGQSGGTTLACAIISYNHLYWGAVGDSIIALYRNGHLVNVNEKHTLSSLLEEQYLAGQISKQEAMENPMGKRLINYLGFEGFKNIEIGEPITLKKGDKIILCTDGVYNSLTELELCEILEKPLSPNDAAEEIIHTIEGKGFKHQDNATIIILEKSW